Proteins found in one Nitrosopumilus maritimus SCM1 genomic segment:
- a CDS encoding tetratricopeptide repeat protein, whose product MKKPFGKKSEEKEEEPKVEKVSKETSLVDVDYNRKRLFKKGVNLMADEKLEEAITVFEQALRIDPDNVETLLKLGYARFHLDDHHEALRVYDKILDIDVTNPEAWNLKGLVHYEQKNYSKALDSVEKAIETDPTYGMAWYNKACFLSLLNQVPESLESLKRSIEIDVKNARKSIRDKDFVNVRVEEGFKRIQEVVVLESVRQGYHTIGSIVWTTFLDKKDAEDALRKLLEKGLIVKNEKRDGLSRIPVYDLAPNVAEKMGKEKKGLFGITRKKLPKPVKNLKELSQAIQIAKEAIEEENAEKAIEIFEEFIDPKKSGEHMIENFFDEHREIRLWKIRLKDRGNDYFEENKEKMLVVFDNIEVTITKKLRNEIS is encoded by the coding sequence GTGAAGAAACCTTTCGGAAAAAAATCAGAGGAAAAAGAAGAAGAACCTAAAGTAGAGAAAGTGTCCAAAGAGACATCATTAGTAGATGTTGATTACAATCGAAAGAGACTCTTTAAGAAAGGAGTTAATCTCATGGCAGATGAAAAACTCGAAGAGGCCATTACAGTTTTTGAGCAAGCACTAAGAATAGATCCAGATAACGTTGAAACATTACTGAAATTAGGTTATGCAAGGTTCCATCTTGATGATCATCACGAAGCACTAAGAGTATATGATAAAATTTTAGACATTGATGTTACAAATCCAGAGGCTTGGAATCTAAAGGGATTAGTACATTATGAGCAAAAAAATTATTCTAAAGCTCTTGACTCAGTTGAAAAAGCAATTGAAACTGATCCAACATACGGAATGGCTTGGTACAACAAGGCATGTTTCTTATCATTACTAAATCAAGTTCCAGAATCATTGGAATCATTGAAACGTTCAATTGAAATTGATGTAAAGAATGCAAGAAAATCAATTAGAGATAAAGATTTTGTTAATGTCAGAGTTGAAGAAGGATTCAAAAGAATTCAAGAAGTAGTTGTTTTAGAATCAGTTAGACAAGGGTATCACACAATTGGTTCAATAGTATGGACAACATTTCTAGATAAGAAAGATGCAGAAGATGCATTAAGAAAATTATTAGAGAAAGGATTGATTGTTAAAAACGAAAAGAGAGACGGTCTAAGTAGAATTCCAGTCTATGATCTTGCACCAAATGTTGCAGAGAAAATGGGCAAAGAGAAGAAAGGATTGTTTGGAATTACAAGAAAGAAGTTACCAAAGCCAGTAAAGAATCTAAAAGAATTGAGTCAAGCAATTCAAATTGCAAAAGAGGCAATTGAAGAAGAAAATGCAGAAAAGGCAATAGAGATATTTGAAGAATTTATTGATCCAAAAAAATCAGGCGAACACATGATTGAAAATTTCTTTGATGAACATAGAGAAATCAGATTATGGAAAATTAGACTAAAAGATAGAGGAAACGATTACTTTGAAGAGAATAAAGAAAAGATGTTAGTAGTATTTGATAACATTGAAGTTACAATTACCAAAAAACTTAGAAACGAAATTTCTTAA